A genomic region of Eucalyptus grandis isolate ANBG69807.140 chromosome 5, ASM1654582v1, whole genome shotgun sequence contains the following coding sequences:
- the LOC120293611 gene encoding probable receptor-like protein kinase At4g10390: MGIVKFLRCQAAEQAPSRRPRWSGERSRGSRGASRWWLEKAGSAPCTWGVCPSAGRLRRCRGRQSPLRRRRAAQPGLQAELDLLLRLKHENIVRILGYCDDADQGALIFEYVSGGTLYERLHGRSGNKRSTLPWKSRVKIAFQLAQAIEYLHERCIVHIIHGDIKSSNVLLDGDSNCKLCDFGSAKMGFSSMILPPSSLPSSSPYVRRKNIIMGSPGYTDPAYLRTGIASKKNDIYSFGVLVLELVTAHMAKDVDRMDVSEVTNMVDPRLRGDFNVEEARALIGLARLCFDESTLVRPTASCMMKMMKEKVSSISFMNSNLRHKLSNDL; this comes from the exons ATGGGCATCGTGAAGTTCCTCCGCTGCCAAGCTGCTGAACAGGCGCCGAGCCGCCGTCCAC GTTGGAGTGGGGAGAGATCGAGAGGATCACGAGGCGCTTCTCGGTGGTGGTTGGAGAAGGCGGGTTCAGCACCGTGTACATGGGGCGTTTGCCCGTCTGCGGGGAGGCTCCGCCGCTGCCGCGGCCGTCAAAGTCCACTGCGGCGGCGGAGAGCGGCTCAGCCTGGCCTTCAAGCAGAGCTGGACTTGCTGCTTCGGCTCAAGCACGAGAACATCGTCAGGATCCTCGGCTATTGCGATGATGCAG ATCAAGGCGCGCTTATATTCGAATATGTCTCCGGTGGAACCCTCTATGAGCGCCTCCACGGCCGCAGCGGCAATAAGCGCTCGACTCTCCCGTGGAAGAGCCGCGTGAAGATCGCCTTCCAGCTCGCGCAAGCCATCGAATATCTCCATGAAAGATGCATCGTCCACATCATCCATGGCGACATCAAATCCTCCAATGTTTTACTGGACGGCGACTCCAATTGCAAACTCTGCGACTTCGGATCCGCGAAAATGGGCTTCTCCTCCATGATACTGCCACCCTCGTCGTTGCCTTCATCATCTCCTTATGTTAGGAGAAAGAATATTATCATGGGTTCTCCGGGCTACACCGATCCGGCATACTTGAGGACCGGAATAGCCTCGAAGAAGAACGACATCTATAGCTTTGGCGTCTTGGTCCTCGAGCTCGTGACTG CTCATATGGCTAAGGATGTCGATCGTATGGATGTTAGTGAGGTGACGAACATGGTGGATCCGAGATTGAGAGGCGATTTCAACGTGGAAGAGGCGAGGGCTCTGATTGGACTAGCGAGGTTGTGTTTCGACGAGTCGACCCTGGTTAGGCCGACAGCGAGCTgcatgatgaagatgatgaaagagaaggTTTCTTCAATTTCGTTCATGAACTCGAACTTGAGGCATAAACTTTCTAATGATCTGTAG